The Chelmon rostratus isolate fCheRos1 chromosome 9, fCheRos1.pri, whole genome shotgun sequence sequence AGACTGCAGGCACTACTGAGGGCTTGCATCATTTTCAGTAGACTTAATGCATTAACAATGcagggttcacacacacacacacacacacatacacacacacacacacacacacacacacacactcttatgAACTGACACTGAGAAAACCTGGTCAGGTGGTTTTCCAGGATCCAGATTCCACGTCTGAATCATTGATCACTGATCGGCTCCGTCCTGCGTGCGTTGTTTGACGTCTCTCGCCCCGTCCGTCTCTCTGCAGAGCCATGCGGCGTGTTACCTCGGCGTGCCGCCAGAGTGCACTCTGGGACGTCTGCgctgcatgctgctgcatccGTCCTGCGTCCGCCTCGAGTCCAGAAACTTCAGCAAGATGCACTGCTACCGCATCACCGAGAGCTACAGCCATGACctgggtacacacacacacacacacacacacgctcaaaccACATCCTCTGTGACGCTGCtgacacaaactgtgtgtgaacCACAAACATTTCCTGACAGCGTCGCTCTGCTCGCCTGAGCCGTGAAACTAAAAATGAGCTTTTTCACAATATCCTGATGTTAATaatgaagaatgtgtgtgtgaggcggcTTTTTAACAAACGTCCACCGTGTTTAGTACCTCAGTTAAAGGTTATGCAGTATACAGAGTTTTACTTTAAGGTAATACTGTCAGTATGCagaattttactttaaaacactaaaaattACCtaaaattatcaacagaatgtgaagcagCACAGTTCTGATGTCGGAGACGTCTGTGTGCTGTGGTGCATCTACggaagttagcatgctaactagctagctgcAGCCCACTCTGGTAGCTTAGCCCCCGTTAGCTTCAACTGGGACATGTATGAGATTTGTAACATTTATAATTAAAAGGcaaaattaactgaaaatgtcaagaaaataaatatttttgcaactattttcattattaagcTGAAAAACcttctgagtttgtgtgtttaactgAGCTGAGACGAGCTGAAGTTAGCAGGTTTATCTCTGCCTTGGTTAAAATGACCCTTTAGTTCACTGAGTTAGAGTGAAAATCCTCACCAGTTCTTCCAAACTGTACCTTCAAGGTTTTCCAGGACTTAAAAAcgtttaaaacacaaactgaagccgtcacacagacagaagcttCAGTCACATTCAGTCTCTGGCTGAAACACTGAAGGAAGCTGGCTTGTCTTTGTTCAGGTGCTGGAGGTGGAAGCCTCAGCGCGTTTAATGTTCTTCGTTTCATGTTTTCGTCAGATAACTCAGATGATGTTGAACCGTCTGCTGCTGTGTCTAAAGACGGTCAGCCGGCTGCTCTGGAGTCAGGTCGGTCCACAACTCCAACTTTATTCTGAAGTTCAGTAATGAGCCCGACATGTTAACAATGGTGCATCAGACTCAGAGCGGAGGAAGTTATGAAtttaacaggaagtgtgtgtgtgtgtgtgtgtctgtgtgtgtgtgtgtgtattgtgaatCGCAGGGAAACAGTTTCTTAAGGTGTTTGATGGCGATGATGCAGTCAAGCGAGGCTTCTTCCGATTGGTCTCCATCCTTCGAGCCACAAGGAATGAGGAAGTGGTGGTGAGAGCTTGACCCCTCCCCGAAAACGTGTCCCCAAAACTACTACTgctatactactactactactagtagtACTACTATGACTGCTACTTCCACCTACCAGAAGGTTTACGTGGtagaaaaaacactgatgtgaaaATCTACACAAAttgactttcaaaataaaagtaaaataattatAATTCTGTTGAAACAgatgttaaataattaaaaagcagtTTGATTAGAGCACAAACTAATAATGATTCTAGtttcagacatgaaaacattttagtgAAGAAGTGTTTATTGACTTCATTGTGTCTCTTCCTCTTAAACTAAACGTTCTTTAGGTCGCCACGTGGGATTATTATTGTCATGATCTCTCATCACCTGTGCACCTGTTGCTCAGCCTTTCTTCACACTGCAGTACATGTGTTGTCCTGCAGGAGGCGGCGCTGAGGACCTTCTACCTCCCAGATGAACCTGAGGACTACGAGCTGCATGAGATCGGCGGCATGCAGCGTCTCCATAGCGATGACATCCTCAACCGTAACGGCGGTCCAGACAACAGGAGCTCTCTGAAGGACGGCGGTGACGCCTGGCTGCTGAGGGCCAAACCCCGAGAGGCTGAGGTCATCAAGGTGTACGCGGGCTGGCTCAGGTGAGACACACTGACGTCAAAGCATCACCTTTCTACCAGCGAATCGTCTCTTCGTTTGGCTCAGACGCAGCAGGTTGTTTACCTCCTCacctgttgtgtgtttcaggtcgGGTGCAGCTTACGCCTCCGTCTCCGTCTCtaagagcagcacagcagcttcagtcctcaCTGAGGTCCTCACTCAGCTCGACAGACAGGTGAGATTCACCTCAGAGTTTTAGCTCAGACTATGATAACGATAATCTCGAACACAGTCTTTACGACATCACGTCATGTGACCTCTGTGCGACACACCTGCTgtgagtgaataaatgaatgtgtacTTTCTGTTGAAGCTCCTTCTGAtggctgtgtgttgtttcaggaGGAAGACGCGTCCAGTTTCAGCCTGCTGGAGGTTTGCATGAGCAGCAAGCAAGGTGAGCAGTAACTCAGGTGTGAaggacacacaaaaacaccgGTGAGGTCCTTTAAAAGCTTCAGAGTGCCATCACAGCCTGTAAAGAAAGGTGACCAAACCTGCCACAGCTGCAGGTGATGAACTGACTGACTGCCAAATCCAGTCAGAGCTTTTAAATATACCTTTAATGAAGTTTTTAACACCTGTAATCACAGTCGAACCTGAAAGCTCAGCAGCTTGTCATCAATCAGTCTGAACGTAAAGTCCTTCAAACTGGTGATTCACCAAATCAGGTTTCACCTCTAAACCTTCACAAACCTCTCAGCTGCTAAAGACTGTGTACATCTGTTGCTAGGAAACGTCTGTAGCTCTGTCCAATCAAGAGCAGTCAGCTATATAAACAGGAAGTCGCTGTAGCATCGCAAGATAGCAGTacaaaaaaagctattttttgtAAACATATTTGTGCGTTTCACCGTTCGTATAAtgagagggaaatatctgattatgctaagctaacagacgTTGTTTAGCTACTCATTTAGGCAAATGTTATTATCATGTACATGTTTGGTAATTTGATGTTATTTAAgtgaaatgttatttaaaatCTTCTAGATTGACTACACTCCagatattagcatgctaacattagctttttTCCAGCTGGTCTAGTTAGCTACACAGCAGTTAGtggctgctaacagctaatctCAGACGAGCTAGTCAACgagctgcagcctgttttaACTGACTGATGAATGAGTCGTGACGTCTCCATGTTTGTCCTCAGTCCAGAGACAGACTCTGACTCCTCAGGAGAAGATTCTGGACAAGGTGCAGGAGATCAGGAAGGTAGGAGGAGATCCAACTCCTGCGACTCCGCTAACTTCTGCAGCGAGACTCAAACGTCCTGATTCCACCTCTAAATTACTCTCCAAACgctcctctcaccctctcacCCTTCATGCtttatacatttctttttcatttcttggtCATTTCAGTGGAACTGACCCAGCACACATTTGAGGTccagatttgttttatttttattatttattatttttattttattttttctacctGATCTAAAGATTTCTTCTCACCAGGTTTTTGTGTGATGATGTTCTTGGTTTGTCTCAccttcctttttatttctttttgtctgagTCAGACCTTCAAACTCGATCACTGGACTCATGAAACAGAAGAGTGAGTTTTACAGGTGAAGTTAGCTTGTGTTTGGTTCCTCAGGTGTCTCTGCGGCAGATGAACCAGACTCGGTTTTACATCGTGGAGAACAGGAAGAGAGCGGCGCAGGTCAGCCTGCTGATTGGAGGACTGCCCCCCCTGCTGAATAAAGAGGACTACGTCCAGCTGATCCAGGAACACCTGACCGTCAAGAGTGAGTCAGAGCACCTGAATCAAATCTACCTGTTCATTAAAAACTGAGCCAGccttctgctgctctgcctgacGTGTTCAGACTTACTGATCGCTGTCTGATGGTGCGACCGCTCGGGTCTCTGCTGGACGGTTTCACTGATGTCACTGCCAGTGGTGtgaagtaactgagtacatttactcaactactgtaCTTGTGTACAAATGTGTCTCTTTGCTGATTGGTTGGATGGTTTGCGTGTAGCGGTGCTGATGGGAAAGTCTGAGTatacttcacttcctgtctgcttcgTCTGATTGAGATCATCTGACTcgctctccttctgtctctgcaggtcaCCTGGTCACCACCAGCCACATCTATGCCAGTCAAGGTGAGACGGTTGTCACGGAAACCACCCCTCTGGCTCAATTTTAAGGACGTGTGTAGCGCTTAGATCAAATATTTAAATCCCCAAGTGTCGTTCTTCCGTCCTGAGCAGCTCTGACAACACATTTGACAAATGTCCCGTTTTTTAGATGTAAAGTCCAGATTTATTCCACAGTGttcaacaaaaagaacaaacactgaactggGCATAAAGAAAAGCTGCTGAATGATCACAGTCAAAAGACTGCGGTGCCTCCTTAATCACACCTGCACCAGGTATCCTAAAAGAAGAACGCTCCGCCTGCTGGTCGGAGGTGTGCCCTCAAACATATATACAGAACTGAAAATGGCTTCTGGATGTGTTTCCCACCTGTTTACCTTTGAACACCTGAAAACCAATCATTGACTGATTGTTTGGTGTGCAAACATtgtgaaaacagtgagaaatgttGTCACAATGGCCCAGAGCCCAAAGTAACACCTTCACCCTCAAGTCCAAAACAAATCTTAATTAGTAGCGTAATAAACATTAATTAGttctttataatgactaatacaGAGCCATTGTGCTACTAATGTGCATGCTAAGAAGTAGCCATTAAATGGTGCATATGAGCACCTGAATATAAAGTGTGACCACTGAAACAGAGACGGAAACATCACAGGTCTGTACTCACCTTTCAGGTACGGTGGCGCTGCAGATCTCGTGTTTctctgaagcagagaggatCTACATGTTAGCTAAAGACACGACCGTCAGCAACAAGGCGCTCTCTTCGCTTGTCATCCCAGAGATCGAGGTAAGGCACCTGAACGTCACATGTTTCAGTCATTCACTgagaacacagaggagcagcacGCTGTCAGGTGGTCCGACCGCCGTCATTCTGATCTTAGACTTTCTGTTCTGTGGCTGTCGTCTCTCAGCACAACAAGCTGGGACAAGACGTCTGTCCTCTGCTGGTGTTCGTCAACCCAAAGAGCGGCGGGCTGAAAGGAAGAGAGCTTCTCTACGGCTTCCGGAAACTTCTGAACCCTCATCAGGTCTTTGACATTTCCAATGGAGGACCGCTGGCTGGGTGAGAGCGGCGGACACGCCCCCAACCGAAGACTGAGTCACTGTTACTGTCGTCCAATCAGAACAGAGATGACGATGGTCGCGTTTCTCAAGTCTGTCAATGTGGTTCATTTGATCCAGGATGTAAACTTTGATGACAGACGTCCTGTTCAATGTAATCTGAAATGTTCCTGTCccctgttcttcttctctgctccaGCCTCCATACGTTCCGGGAGGTTCCCAGATTTCGGGTGCTTGTCTGTGGGGGCGACGGGACGGTGGGCTGGGTGCTGGGAGTACTGGAGGCAGTCCGGCACAAACTGGTCTGTCGAGAGCCGCCCATCGGCATCGTCCCGCTGGGAACAGGTCAGACCAACACAACTTTATCACTTCCCTATTGGAGGCTGTGGAGTCCGTGTTAGCAGCTGTTCACGAGATCACATTTAGCTTCGTGCTAATGTCAGTGTTCACTCGGTTTAGTTTTATCATCAGTCGATtaaaacaggctgcagctcaCAGATGAGTTCTTCTGTAGAGATTAGGTGTTCTAAACATTTACTGCCATTAACTGCTGTGTGGCTAACTGAACCAACTGAAAAAGCTAATGgaagcatgctaacatttagaGTAAACAGGTAGTCTGGAGTACAGTTATCTGACCTGAGACTtgataaatgctgtttaataatgttTCAATCTGGAagattttaaattacatttcactgaaataacTCAACAAAACTACTAATAACATTTGGCTAAATGAGTAGCTAAATAAtgtctgttagcttagcataatcaGATATTTTCCTCTCATTATAAACTGTGTGAAGCTCACAGATTTCTCCATGTATGcagacagaaatatgtttaCAAAAgatttagcttttagcttttagtCATTTTTGGAATTTCTGCTTGCTTGTGAtgctacagtgacttcctgtttacatagcTGGCTGCTCTTGATTGGACAGAGCTACagatgtttcctagcaacagaTGTACACAGTCTTTAGCAGCTGAGTGGTTTGTGAAGGTTTAGAGGTGAAACCTGATTTAGTGAATCACCACTTTGAAGGACTTTACGTTCAGACTGATTGAAGACGAGCTGCTGGGACTGAAATGTGTCCCGTCTCGTCAGGTAACGACTTGGCTCGTATCCTGCGCTGGGGGGCGGGTTACAGTGGCGAGGACCCTCACCACATCCTGGTCTCTGTCGACGAGGCAGACGAGGTCCTGATGGACCGCTGGACGATCCTGCTGGACGCCCAGGACATCACTGAAGACGGCAAGGACAACGGCTTCCTGGAGCCACCCAAGGTCTGGTCCAGGTCCTGCAGGACAGTCAAGACCGTTTAACACTGAAGTGGTCTGAAGTGAATCACAGAAACGTTTTACAGCAGaaactctgaaacacaaacatgcttcaTCTTTATTAGTGAGAATCAGGTGACATGTTGTTTCTCTGATCCTGGACATTTGATGAAAACATCCGTTTGGATGATTTTGGCCTTTCGGTCAGTTTTACTGCGCAGCCTCTGATCTGCTTTAGTTGAAATGAATCACAGGGGTCATAAACGACTGTGTGTCGGTGACACGTCAGTGTTCCAGAGATCCAAGAGTTACCGTCACAGGTTCGTCGTCTCTTTGTCCCTCAGATTGTGCAGATGAACAACTACTTTGGTCTTGGCATCGATGCGGAGCTCAGCCTCGACTTCCACCAGGCCAGAGAGGACGAACCGGATAAATTCACCAGCAGGTAAcacttcagttcacttcagcTTGAGCAGCGGAGACGTGTTCACAGACTGTCACCATCAGCTGGCTTCATCCTCCACAGGTTCCACAACAAAGGTGTGTACGTGAAGGTCGGTCTGCAGAAGATCAGTTACACCAGGAGTCTccacaaagagctgcagcttcaggtggACGCTCAGAACGTCCCATTACCCAATATAGAGGGTCTGATCTTCCTCAACATAcccaggtaacacacacacatcacacacaggtgtgactgacagagagaaggCAACATGACCTAACACttatctgcctgtgtgtgtgtgtgtgtagttgggGCTCTGGTGCTGATCTCTGGGGGTCAGAGGTCGATGGTCGCTATGGGAAACCTAGCATCCATGAtggcctgctggaggtggtCGGGGTCACAGGGGTAGTCCACATGGTGAGATTAACACGAACAAACGCATAAACACCAACTCGACGCAAGAgtttctatctgtgtgtgtgtgtgtgtgtgtgtgtgtgtgtgtgtgtgtgtgtgtgtgtgtgcgcgcacaggGCCAGGTGCAGAGCGGGATGCGGTCAGGGATTCGTATTGCTCAAGGGAACTACATCAGGCTGACTGTGAGCAAACCCATACCTGTCCAGGTGGACGGAGAGCCGTGGATCCAACCACCTGGACACATCATCATCTCTGCTGCCGGACCAAAGGTACACTCTGTTTGTCCCTGTTGGGCTTCCATACTTTGCCTTGCATACCTGGTGTTTATTTGtagtttgatatatttttttatgctgGTTTACCTGCGGCTTACATGTAGTTTGGTATATTGTGTATTtacctgttgtttttctgtataTTGTGTATTTACCTGTAGTTATACCTGAGTTTATTGTGTGTGTCCCTCGGCTGTGTCTGTAGGTTCGGATGCTGAGGAAGTccaagcagaagcagaagaaatcGTCAGCTGGTGTGAAGGACGGACGTTCTGAGAGTCCTTCCTCCAGAGATGGAGGACATTGACCGATCCACCTGGAAACCAGTGTCTTGCCTTTTACCTACTTCCTGTTGCTGATGGGAAGCCATTTTTACGCCAGCAGCCGGCTGTGATTCACTCGTGTAGCTTTGTAGCGATGCTAACGGGCTGCAGATCAACTTGGAGGCTGGATGAGGTTGAACTTTTCCCTGCACATGTTTGGAGGAAGTCCTGGATCAGCTTGAGTTAGGCCCAGTCGGGATCACATTTCCAGCCCGCTGCCCACAGAATTCACAATAACTATCGTCAATATTCAGCAACTAAAACTGACTTTTTTACGTAAAACACAAGAGTAACAAGTCATGATTAGATCGTGCTTAGATTAACACGGAGTTGATGTTAAGGGTTTCTCAGTACAGATAAGCTTGAGAGTTAAACAAAAAGAAGTATTTAACAAAAGTTGTTGAGTTTCTGTCCAGATGTGACTGTATTTGTACAGTAAGTAGCCGTAGACTCAGTGTCAGTTCATATGTTGTAATAACTTTAGTTGTGAGAAATAATGTGCAGCTATAGAGTGATTATGACCTCAGTGTCTCAAAGTGTCATTGAACATGGAGAAGCTGAACGCTGAAGCTCTCCTGAAGAGACTGACGGGCAGCTTCTTGAAGAAGCTGTAACCACGTTATGTTTGTCGAAACCACAAATCTCCTGGATGCTGAACTGGCTTTCTTCCTCGTGTGTGAAATCCTTCGGTAATGTTGGTTTTAGACAACATTCATTTTGCAGTGAAGCTCTCCGAAGCTAATGAACGTGCAAAAGTCAGGCTAGAAATCACTGATTCCGTGTAACCACGGTGTCCACTGTAAATACCACAGGAGTCAAAGAACTGAAGTCAGATGAGTCTGAGCTGAGTGTTAACTGAAGAGCAGCTGTAACGCCTGGAGCACAGTTTGGACTCCAGCAGGTGGATGTAGGTTTTAAATATGAATGGGATGTAAACCCTGAGGTCAAAGTTTAGTTTCCTACAAACGATCATCTTGTTATAATAACTTGGAAAAAAGATTTGTTCCTGCAAGAGCTTAAGTTCCGTGTAGGAGATAAAAATACATCTTATATCTACATTTACTTGGTTTGCTTTGTACTCAGATTAACTTTAATCACTTCAACTACTTGCTAAATTAAACTAAATGCTAAAAGTAAGAAAACTAGagtgaaaaagaagaataatAGTAGAtgcatgattttaaaaaaattagcAAACTTAACTATTTTGTTTAGCTCTGCATAAAAAGAGCAGCTGATCTTGAAATTCTAAATAATCTGAATTATACAGGTTGTACTgacatataaatataaaatctgCCAAGATACATTTATTATCAATGACGAGCTGAAGATATTTTACAGCCATACAATccaaaaatgctaaaagaaagTATTGGAGGGCTAGCAACTGCATTAGCAACAACTAGCTTGTTAAATTACTGTAATAACCTAATAAGTTAGGTTATGTTACTTTATGTCTTAATTTAACTGGCCGCTTGagtcaattaattaattattgtcTTCTAAAGATTGAACTTGTTGTAGAATTAAGAGCTGATATATTCAC is a genomic window containing:
- the LOC121611386 gene encoding diacylglycerol kinase theta, with the protein product MADSGRARPADSAAADCRTSSPLTVKKRAQQSPGLRPKYQSSAPGHCLRKVTLTKPTFCHSCSDFIWGLIGFLCEVCNFMCHEKCLKTLRSVCSCMTPSVVQVPVAHCFGPAGHKKRFCCVCRKQTEGNTALRCEVCELHVHADCAVFSCADCRRSHQDATLQQDTFHHHWREGNLPSAARCDVCRRSCGSSDVLAGMRCEWCGITSHAACYLGVPPECTLGRLRCMLLHPSCVRLESRNFSKMHCYRITESYSHDLDNSDDVEPSAAVSKDGQPAALESGKQFLKVFDGDDAVKRGFFRLVSILRATRNEEVVEAALRTFYLPDEPEDYELHEIGGMQRLHSDDILNRNGGPDNRSSLKDGGDAWLLRAKPREAEVIKVYAGWLRSGAAYASVSVSKSSTAASVLTEVLTQLDRQEEDASSFSLLEVCMSSKQVQRQTLTPQEKILDKVQEIRKVSLRQMNQTRFYIVENRKRAAQVSLLIGGLPPLLNKEDYVQLIQEHLTVKSHLVTTSHIYASQGTVALQISCFSEAERIYMLAKDTTVSNKALSSLVIPEIEHNKLGQDVCPLLVFVNPKSGGLKGRELLYGFRKLLNPHQVFDISNGGPLAGLHTFREVPRFRVLVCGGDGTVGWVLGVLEAVRHKLVCREPPIGIVPLGTGNDLARILRWGAGYSGEDPHHILVSVDEADEVLMDRWTILLDAQDITEDGKDNGFLEPPKIVQMNNYFGLGIDAELSLDFHQAREDEPDKFTSRFHNKGVYVKVGLQKISYTRSLHKELQLQVDAQNVPLPNIEGLIFLNIPSWGSGADLWGSEVDGRYGKPSIHDGLLEVVGVTGVVHMGQVQSGMRSGIRIAQGNYIRLTVSKPIPVQVDGEPWIQPPGHIIISAAGPKVRMLRKSKQKQKKSSAGVKDGRSESPSSRDGGH